From the Kallotenue papyrolyticum genome, the window GCGGTTGTGGAGGCGCGTATCCAATGAACGCTGATCAGCCTGTGATCCAGGGCGCCATGCCCAGGGACGATGCCGCGCTGGAAGCCCGCCTGATCGCGGCGATCGATCCCTGGCTCCAACACATGCGCTGGCGCGCCAACTATGCCGCCTGGCGCGAACAGCGCATCTATCAGGAGCGCTATCAGGCGGCGCGGCTGCAACGTTTGGAGGAACTGGCCGGGCCGCTGGAGCGGCTGGTGGTGCTGGACGTGGGCGCGGGCATGGGCGGCTTTGCCGTGGCCGCCGCGCTGCGGGGCGCGACGATTGCGGCGTGCGAGTTCAATCGCGCCTATTGCGCGATCATCCGCCTGCGCGCGGCGCGCTACAATCTGCGCTTGCCGGTGTACAATGCCGCGGGTGAAGCGCTGCCCTTTACCGATCAGAGCTTCGACGCGATCGTGAGCTGGGATGTGATCGAGCATGTGCGCGATCCGCGCCAGATGTTGGATGAGTTCTGGCGCGTGCTGGTGCCGGGTGGGGTGGCGCTGGTGACGGTGATCAACCGCTGGGCCTGGAACGATCCGCACTACCACCTGCGCGGCATCAACTACCTGCCGCGCGCGTGGGCCGAAGCGTTGATCGCGCGGCGGGGGCGCACCAAGCAGGGCGTTGCCTTCCGCGACATGCAGCGCCTGCGCGAAATGC encodes:
- a CDS encoding class I SAM-dependent methyltransferase translates to MNADQPVIQGAMPRDDAALEARLIAAIDPWLQHMRWRANYAAWREQRIYQERYQAARLQRLEELAGPLERLVVLDVGAGMGGFAVAAALRGATIAACEFNRAYCAIIRLRAARYNLRLPVYNAAGEALPFTDQSFDAIVSWDVIEHVRDPRQMLDEFWRVLVPGGVALVTVINRWAWNDPHYHLRGINYLPRAWAEALIARRGRTKQGVAFRDMQRLREMHYFSYGAFRRLARAHGFHLMDLRERDLLAGRLQSARPTRRAARALLRHVGLEHAAYRWQRQWYTGMFELALFKAG